A window of the Gemmatimonadota bacterium genome harbors these coding sequences:
- a CDS encoding sulfatase-like hydrolase/transferase — MSQDRPNILYIMDDQHRWDYLGSMGADFVKTPNLDRLAERGIQFTQCITNCPVCAPSRIAVASGLQPVRLGALGNNNFLPRTATTYYQRLRDHNYYVGCVGKLDLAKPDGYNGRDGDRPATYMWGFTHPVEVEGKSHAGRGRIPQGPYNHFLKEKGLLNAFVDDYSARSGPASCHDSVLPTEAFADTYIGQRSVQWIEDIPDDFPWHLFVSFVGPHSPFDPPTEYAERYRNAEMPDPIPATSKGKPKNIESSRKGLTEAEILKTRRQYCAYIELIDAQIGEILDAVEKRGMMDNTYIIFASDHGEMLGDHGLYGKSVPYEASLRVPLIVAGPGIEGGRVSAEPVELIDTNATICEWAGLPPQENIDAKSLGPVLRGETNDHRTESVSQIRNFRLIRTKTHKLIENNNDINELYDLENDPNELNNIARENPDIVRKLGRRLDERFKEGAWLRG, encoded by the coding sequence ATGTCTCAGGACCGACCGAATATTCTCTATATCATGGACGACCAGCACCGATGGGATTATCTGGGATCAATGGGCGCTGATTTTGTCAAAACACCTAATCTGGACCGGCTGGCCGAGCGCGGCATACAGTTTACACAATGTATAACAAATTGCCCGGTTTGCGCGCCATCTCGCATTGCGGTCGCATCCGGCCTACAACCCGTTCGCCTGGGGGCACTGGGTAACAACAATTTTCTCCCACGCACAGCCACAACGTATTACCAACGGCTACGCGATCACAATTACTACGTAGGCTGCGTGGGCAAACTGGATCTGGCAAAACCCGATGGGTACAATGGACGCGACGGAGATAGGCCAGCTACGTATATGTGGGGCTTTACGCATCCCGTTGAAGTCGAAGGCAAAAGCCATGCTGGCAGGGGCAGAATTCCCCAGGGACCCTACAATCATTTTTTAAAAGAAAAAGGCTTACTCAATGCATTTGTCGATGATTATTCGGCGCGAAGTGGCCCCGCCTCGTGTCATGATTCGGTACTGCCGACCGAAGCATTTGCAGATACGTACATCGGACAGCGATCTGTGCAGTGGATTGAAGACATACCAGACGATTTCCCCTGGCATTTATTCGTGAGTTTTGTGGGACCACACAGCCCATTTGATCCCCCGACTGAATATGCTGAACGATATCGCAACGCCGAGATGCCAGATCCGATTCCAGCGACAAGCAAAGGTAAACCCAAAAATATTGAAAGCAGCAGAAAAGGTCTAACCGAGGCCGAGATTCTAAAGACGCGCCGGCAATATTGTGCGTACATCGAACTGATTGACGCTCAAATTGGCGAAATATTAGACGCGGTTGAAAAGCGGGGCATGATGGACAATACGTACATTATTTTTGCCAGCGACCACGGTGAAATGCTCGGCGACCACGGGCTTTACGGCAAAAGCGTGCCCTATGAGGCTTCGTTGCGCGTACCGCTTATTGTGGCTGGACCTGGCATTGAAGGCGGCAGGGTATCGGCAGAACCAGTAGAACTGATCGATACCAACGCCACGATCTGCGAATGGGCCGGGTTGCCACCACAGGAAAATATCGACGCAAAATCACTGGGACCCGTTTTGAGAGGCGAGACGAATGATCACCGCACAGAATCGGTGAGCCAAATTCGTAATTTCAGGTTGATCCGCACGAAAACACACAAACTGATCGAAAACAACAACGATATCAATGAGCTTTACGACCTGGAAAATGATCCCAATGAACTGAACAATATCGCCCGTGAAAACCCGGATATTGTGAGGAAACTTGGCAGGCGGTTAGACGAGAGATTCAAAGAAGGTGCCTGGCTGCGCGGTTAA